In Lolium rigidum isolate FL_2022 chromosome 3, APGP_CSIRO_Lrig_0.1, whole genome shotgun sequence, the genomic window GAAGAGCGGCATGTCATATATGTAAAATTGAGTTGATTTCAGTTACTGTCGAGTTAACAATCTTATATTTATCTCTTATACTAACACCAATGTAACTTCGAGCTTCCATGTATCTCTGCACTTTTTTATAATAGGAGAAGTTAGTACTATTGACAAACTACCTGTATAAAGTTCTTTTTGTTAGTTTGAGCTCCTCTTTGGTACCCAATGATAAAAGCTAAATTGTGTAGTGAAACTAATCTTTATAGGACCTTTTTTCTTGCCAAGTTTCAGGAAATGTTACTTAAATCATCTATTCCAGAATAATCACACTTACGTTGTACCTTAAACTGCAGCAGTGCACTGTTTGAATACGCTCAGCAAGTGAAGAATTTGGGGAACATTTTGTTCGAGCTCCTCTCAGAAGCTCTTGGGCTTAAGCAGAGCTACCTGACAGATATCGAGTGCAACCAAGGACAGATCATACTCTGCCACTACTACCCTCCTTGCCCCCAGCCTGAACTGGCCATTGGCACAAGCCGGCATTCAGACTCCGGGTTTCTCACTGTGCTGCTCCAAGACGAAATCGGTGGCCTCCAGATCCTCCATGAGGACCGGTGGGTCGACGTCACACCAACCCCTGGAGCATTCATCGTAAATATTGGTGATCTCCTGCAGGTATGCACATCGTGATCATCTAAGTCTGAATTATTTTCGACACACAAGGTCAGATTCTTGATCATTTTGAACTGATTGTGTTTTGTTCAAAATGTTCAGTTGATCTCCAACGACAGGTTCCGGAGTGTGGAGCATAGGGTGGTGGCGAAGAATGTTGCGCCGAGAGTCTCCATCGCGTGCTTCTTCAGCACACATTTCCACCCGGCCTCGACGAGGATGTACGGCCCTATCAAGGAGCTCCTGTCCGATGAGAACCCACCGTTGTACAGGGAGACCCTGGTTAGAGATTACATCAAACATTACTACTCCATCGGGCTAGATGCCAAGACTGCTATCTCCAACTTCAGGATATGACATGGGAGAGTAGCTGAATGGTGTTAACACTAAGAACGGACCGCAAAATCACAGCATAAATTTAGGTAACAGCTTGGTTACCTAATGTATTTCACTAGAAGAGATCATATAGTGAGAAATCTTCAGGAAACTCATCTTTGTTACTTCGTTTGTAAATGAAacctatttttttcttttagttCAGATCTTGTAAGAGTAGATGCTTGGTCTATGCACAACTCCACTCATTGGTTTTTTCCTTGAGCTGTTTGTAGAGAAATGGCGACTTGCCCTGCTTTATACTTTATAGAAACCAAACAAAACTATGAGAGTTCTCTGGGGATCAAACCTAGTTTGAAAACGTAGAACAAACACCATCAGCAACATTGTTACCTAGCTTACTTGCTACAAAGTATCTGATAACAGAAAGCACAGCAGCCCACGCAGGAGCAACTAAAAAGCAAGCTAAGCACAAGAACTGCGCCAAAACAATAGCCAATCTATCGACGGGCGCGAACTATGATCTAGAGATATTTTGCCTTCGTCTTCAGGCACTCCACCAtccccctgcagcttttctcccgcTTAGCTGACAACATGTACACCCACTGTGGAAGAATAGATATCATATTGAGCAAATTACTAAGGGTTGAAGAGACAGTTACCATTCGAAATTTAAGCACgcatatctctactacttaaaaagaaggaacgtgttcccccttctccccctaCTTTCTTTGTCCTTTTGGTCGTCCTCGTGGTAGTACCCGCACGCGTccatatgggccaggcccaactaAAACTGCCATCGTCTCCTGCTTTATACTCCCATCAAGCCAGGACGCCTAAGGTTTCGGCGCCGCCACGACCGGCATGGTCTCCCCCGGGGAAAATCCTGACGCCACCTTCCTCGTGCCTTGGTGGAGGGGAACGCGGTAGGGCGCCGCAAGGCATCGGGGCAGAGGTGGAGGCGCTGCACGGAGGAGATGGAGGTGCTACGACGTTATTGAAGGAGGCGGCTACACAGTAGAGGCGAAGGAGATGAGCAGCGGAGCAGCGGCCGTGGTGGCAGGAAAGACATCAGCGTGAGCTCCTCATTCCAATTGCTGTCTCCCTTAATTAATTTAATTCTATTTCGCTTCTAGGGTTTGATGTCAAGGAGATTCCTATGCCAATGGTGTCAGCGACCAGAAGTGATCAACCTTCTTAGGTATTGCTGCCTAATTCCTCCTCCATCGTTTTCATGTCGAAGAACTAGCGTACGTTGGTGCTGCAGTACCAGGCGTGCTCCCTCTCCTCATCTGTTTGATTTTGTTTTCCCTCTCCTCACATATCTTGATTTTTTAAATCAACCTCacatatcttgattatttcaggTTGGCCTTTGTCTCTACAGGAGCGCGGCTAAGAAGATCAGATTCTTGCCAttcagattggggatgcccccctTTCACAAAAATGCATGTGTTTGTGTTTATACATGGCAACTCAAACATTTTCTCATCTTATTACTGACGCACTAGGTGAATGTGAGCAGTTCATTGTTAGCCTCATCACCTCTCTGTTTCACGTGTTGCAAATTTATAGGCTTGCTGATTCATGTGAAGAAACTAAATTAAACTTCATGGTAGGTACACGTCAATCATACAAGCATGAGGACATGGAAATTAAAAGGCAAGGTGATTATGTGATTTTTATTGTGATGCCAAATCATCTTTCTTGCCTGTTGGTAGCTGCTCCTAAGAGAATAAGATTTTTAATTGTACCTCTTTAGATGCAAGCATCTTCTTATCAGTGAAACTGCAACGATTTTTCAAAGTAAATTGAAGTGAACTAGATCTATCATTTAGACTTGAATGCTAATTGGATATGCAGGGACACTGGGTAGTAAAGTTTTCTAGGAGTGCATATGTAGATTAAGAAGTCTGATACTTTTCAGTGTATTCTCACGGTTATTCTTAGTGTATATTATGCAGCTTAAGTAGAGTCACATGAAGGTGAAGTGAGGCAACCATGACAGGAAAGATGATTTTGATGCACACAACCTATTTAGTGAAATACAGGTTCTTGGGTTGTCCCTCCGTAAGTTCCTGTGCAATTTATTTATCGTGCTGATTGTGTGGAGTTTGGAGAGCGGCCATATGCAAGGGGGAGCTGTCAGGTGTTAATTTGGAGAgtgggtatatgcatggtatcATGTGAATTACGTTGTTATTATATGGTTAGTTATCTCATACACCTACAGGAAAGTTCGTATTTACTATCTTAGAACCTTTGTAACATTTCAGATTATGATATCATTTTAGTGGAAATTTGCATATACTGGTTAGAGCCTTGGTCTAGAAGTAGAGGTTCTGAACTAAATCAAAGGTAATTCTGTTACATCGCTGCATAGGGCACTTGGATGGAGGAAACTTAGCTTACCGTAGCCAGTCCAGACTGAAACTATATGTGTTTTTTTTAAATACCCATCCTTAAAAGTTCGTGTTTCACATACTTTTATAGTGGTTTAGCACAACAACTTTGGAAATGGCGGCGGGCGTGGTTCTTCTGTGACTGCCTCTGGACGGCAGGCTGGGTCGACATCTCGTGGCTACGGGCATGCCTATCGCGGCTCTTGCCAGTTGTTCCTGGTATTTCGTCTCCGCATGGTGTGCCTTCTGTGTTCCTGTTGTCCTTTAGGTTTCCAAGTTGTTGGTTTATATTATCACTTTTGATATCAGTATGTTTTCTTTTATTCCTTCACTAGGCAGTACAATTGTCATTTTGATATCGCCCCTCTGTCTAAATGGTCCATAAATCCTCTTGAACTAAATAGCACTTTCTATGTAGGTATGGTTATTATTTTAGACCCTTGTGTTGTGTTTTGCTATGATGGGTAATGACAAATTAGTGAAATCAGAATGCCCAGATAAAGCCATCTGCAGAACAAGTTTATAAATAGATGTGCATATGCCATGAGAAAATCAGTATATGCATCTTACAGTTCTATTGATGCCCAAAAGCAACATATTTTTTTAGAAGGTACAAATTCATTTCGATGTATATGTTGATTTTCTTTATATGCAGACCAAGTTCATAATTTGACAATGAGTTCTCAAACAACCTGAAAAATTCATGGAGTATGCATGGAGCCAATAGGATATGTGAACATGTTGGAGATAATATGAACTTCTATCCTCCTTTTAAGAAACAAATATGGTATTTGATTTGGTTTTATTCTTATCTTTTTTAATGGCAGTACTactttttcttctattttagtGGTGGTACTGATTTTATATTCCCCTTTGTGAAAAAATATGGTATTTGATTTTAGCTATTCGGAGCTATTCGTCAGTAGTGGTCGTGCACCCCAAACCTGATACTTACTTTGCAGACTCGCAACGTATGTATGTGTCAtttgaagcatggattgctaatgGAAAGATCGAGGTGATTCGGTGGATCTACATAAGGAGGAAGATTCGTGGACGTGGTGGACCAAGGCAGGATCTTGGGGATGCTCGGCTAAAACAAGCTTGGAGGAGCCAAGCAAACGCCGGTGCTAGCTTTGAGGAGGCCATGTGTAAGGATGACCACACCATGCGCACCCCGCGGTGTTTCTATGTACTGGCCTATCTCAGCTGCCCTTCTTTGTATCGCTTTTTGCGTGTACATTTTCGCTATGCTTTTCTAATTTAGATCTATTTATATGAACACAAAAATTATTAGCTTACCGTATTAACCAAACAGATAAAGAAAGTTCAGAACATAACAAACAATTTATTTGGCTCAACAGGAAGAATTGGGAACAGATCAATACAGTTAGTTAGTACAGACAAatgaaatttctggtttgcacGGAATGAGCACTGATTACCTCAATGTAATTGTAGAACCAACATGATGTTTGGTCAATTCAAGGTTCAGTTCGGCATCTGTAGGATTTATGCGGTTGCAATGCCGATATGTAAAAATAATCCTTTTGTAGCTTTTGGACTCCATAAACTTAAGGGACGGCTCATGGGGACGACTCCATAAACCACACAGATGCACAACATTGTTATCTTGTTATTGCGTTTAGTATTATCATGTTGTAATACATTATGATATCTCTTATTTATTTTAACGtagtgagttgtgaattatatatgtgcattgagaaattaAATTTCAGGACCCGTAGCaatgcacgggcatttgtactagtgtcATAAAAAGGGGGAAGATATATCACCAACTTTACTTGCTGAAGAAAGACATTTTCCGCAAAATCTGCCTTTTTTATATATCCAACAATCGCACAAAATTATAGCATAAAGATAATGAGATCTAGGAACCTAGCCAATTGTGCGAATACATAAAAGAATGACGGTTGAATTTAAAtttagcaagaaacaattttcatGACCTTGGATACCGATCTTGTTTTGTAGTCATATTGT contains:
- the LOC124703403 gene encoding 1-aminocyclopropane-1-carboxylate oxidase homolog 1-like isoform X1 — translated: MSAAYDRAAELRALDATFSGVRGLVASGVTHVPRIFRLPDHHQQPPHEPIHPSSQETPVAPSSKYVPVIDIGAGDRASVVAAVGRAAAEWGFFQVTGHGVPLESMATAVDAVRGFHEAGGGEGSDKARLYSREPARAVKYHCNFDLYQSRVANWRDTLYLRMAPDPPHAGELPETCRSALFEYAQQVKNLGNILFELLSEALGLKQSYLTDIECNQGQIILCHYYPPCPQPELAIGTSRHSDSGFLTVLLQDEIGGLQILHEDRWVDVTPTPGAFIVNIGDLLQLISNDRFRSVEHRVVAKNVAPRVSIACFFSTHFHPASTRMYGPIKELLSDENPPLYRETLVRDYIKHYYSIGLDAKTAISNFRI
- the LOC124703403 gene encoding 1-aminocyclopropane-1-carboxylate oxidase homolog 1-like isoform X2 produces the protein MSAAYDRAAELRALDATFSGVRGLVASGVTHVPRIFRLPDHHQQPPHEPIHPSSQETPVAPSSKYVPVIDIGAGDRASVVAAVGRAAAEWGFFQVTGHGVPLESMATAVDAVRGFHEAGGGEGSDKARLYSREPARAVKYHCNFDLYQSRVANWRDTLYLRMAPDPPHAGELPETCRALFEYAQQVKNLGNILFELLSEALGLKQSYLTDIECNQGQIILCHYYPPCPQPELAIGTSRHSDSGFLTVLLQDEIGGLQILHEDRWVDVTPTPGAFIVNIGDLLQLISNDRFRSVEHRVVAKNVAPRVSIACFFSTHFHPASTRMYGPIKELLSDENPPLYRETLVRDYIKHYYSIGLDAKTAISNFRI